Sequence from the Egibacter rhizosphaerae genome:
CGGTAGACGCCGCGAACGATGTCGAGCTCGTCCAGGCCCTCGGGCATCGGGGGTTGGACGGTGGGCTCGTTGTACATCGTGAGGTAGTACATTACGTCGCGTCCGTTCGGACGCGCCAGCGGGTCCTCCCACCCCTCGTCGCCGAGCATGCGGTTCACGCCGTCCTCGACGAGCACCGAGATCTCGTAGGCGAACGCGGGGTCGTACGCCTCGACGGCCGGGTTGCTCGCAGCCAGCAGGAGCGACTGACCGTCCTCGTGCTGGAGCCCCTCCCCGTTGAGGGTCGTGCGTCCGGCGGTCGCCCCCGCGAGGAAGCCGCGCGCCCGCTGGTCGCCGGCCTGCCAGAGCGAGTCTCCCGTGCGCTGGAACCCGAACATCGAGTAGAAGACGTACACGGGCAGCAGGTACTCCCCGTGGGTCGCGTAGCTCGAGCCGGCGGCGGTGAACGAGGCGACGCTGCCGGCCTCGGTGATCCCCTCGTGGAGGATCTGGCCGTCCCGCCCCTCGATGTAGGCAAGCAGCATCTCGCGGTCGACGGGCTCGTACATCTGCCCGTGCGGGTTGTAGATCTTCACCTCGCGGAAGAGCGAGTCCATCCCGAACGTGCGCGCCTCGTCGGGGATGATCGGGACGACCCGGTCGCCGATCCCCTCGTGGCGCATGACGTCGCGAACCTGGCGGACGAACGCCATCGTGGTGGCGATCTCGTTCTTGCCCGATCCCTGCTTCAGTTCGCTGTAGACATCGCGCGACGGAAGCTCGAGGCCGTGCACCTGCACCCGACGCTCGGGCAGGTAACCACCGAGCTCGCGCCGCCGCTCGTGCAGGTACTGCATCTCCTCCGAGTCGTCCCCGGGGTGGTAGTACGGCGGAAGACCACCCTCGAGTTCCTCGTCGCTGATGTCCAGGTACAGGCGGTCCCGGAACTTCTTGAGCGCCTTCTCCGAGAGCTTCTTCATCTGGTGGGTGGCGTTGCGGGACTCGAAGTCCGGCCCGAGCGTCCAGCCCTTGATGGTCTTCGCGAGGATGACGGTCGGCGCGCCGGTGTGCTCCGTCGCACGCTTGAAGGCGGTGTAGACCTTGCGGTAGTCGTGGCCGCCGCGGTCCAGCACCGGCAGGTCGTCCTCGGTCAGCGAGGACTCCTGCAGGATGCGCTCCAGTTCGGGTGAGTCGAAGAAGTTCTCACGGATGTACTGACCACCGGAGGCCGCGTACGTCTGGAACTGGCCGTCGGGCGTCGAATTCATCTTCTCGACGAGCTCGCCGGTGTGGTCGTGCGCGAGCAGCTCGTCCCACTTGCGGCCCCAGATGACCTTGATGACGTTCCAGCCCGCGCCGCGGAAGAGCGATTCCAGCTCCTGGATGATCTTGCCGTTGCCGCGCGTGGGCCCGTCGAGCCGCTGCAGGTTGCAGTTCACGATCCACGTCAGGTTGTCGAGACCCTCGCGAGCGGCGGGAAGCAGCCCGCCGATCGACTCGGGCTCGTCCATCTCGCCATCGCCCAGGAAGGCCCAGACACGGCTATCGCTGGTGTCCACGATGCCGCGATGGAGCAGGTACCGGTTCAACCGCGCCTGGTAGACGGAACCGATCGCCCCCAACCCCATCGACACGGTGGGGAACTCCCAGAAGTCCGGCATGAGGCGGGGATGCGGGTAGCTGGCGAGGCCTCCGGGGGTCTGTTCCTGGCGGAAGAGGTCCAGCTGCTCCTCGGTGAGCCGACCCTCGAGGTACGCCCGGGCGTACATCCCCGGGGAGGCGTGGCCCTGGTAGAAGATCTGGTCCCCCGCCCGGCGGCTGCCGTCGGGCGCAACCTTGCCGCGGAAGAAGTGGTTGAAGCCGACCTCGTAGAGGCTCGCCGCGCTCGCGTAGGTCGCGATGTGTCCGCCCACCCCGATCTCAGGGCGGTTCGCGCGGGTCACCATGACCGCCGCGTTCCAGCGGATGAACGCGCGGATCCGGCGCTCGGTGTGCTCGTCGCCGGGGAAGTGCGGCTCCTGCTCGGGCGGGATCGTGTTGATGTAGCCCGTGGACGTGAGCATCGGCACGCCGACCCCGTGGGCGTGCTGCGCCTTGAGCACCTGCATCAGCAGGTGACGCGCACGCTCTCGGCCGGAGTGCTCCACGACGGCCTCGAGTGACGCGAGCCACTCCGCGGTCTCGTCGGGATCCGAGTCGGGCAGTTGGCTCGGGATGCCGTCCACGAGCACGCGATCCTCGGCACGGGCGGGGGTGGGACGGGTCTCGTCGCTCTCCATACTGCTCCCTGGACCTCGCGATTCCGCACGGGATCCTCCGCGCGGCTGGTGACCGTCCACCCTAGCCGGGCCACCCGTGCCCCGGGAAGGCGGCGGGCGCAGATCGGGACTCCCGACCGGGCGGACGAGGGACGTGCGGGTGCGGGCGCGAGACCATCGGGCGTGAGGTCATCGGGTGGGCCTCCTACGCGCTGTCCTGGGTCTGGCGGATGTACATGTGGAGGAGCTCGGCACAGTCCTCGAGCTGATCGGCCCGAGCGCGAAGCTCGAGGGTGGAGCTCTCGAGGTCGGGGGCGATCTCGGACAACGCGACCTTCGTGGCTTCGTCCAGCCGCGAGGCGGCGCGGCGAAGTCCCTCCGCCTCCACGTTGAGTTGTACCGCGAGCGACCCGAGCCGCGTCGTTGAGTCCACTGCGCCACC
This genomic interval carries:
- the aceE gene encoding pyruvate dehydrogenase (acetyl-transferring), homodimeric type, encoding MESDETRPTPARAEDRVLVDGIPSQLPDSDPDETAEWLASLEAVVEHSGRERARHLLMQVLKAQHAHGVGVPMLTSTGYINTIPPEQEPHFPGDEHTERRIRAFIRWNAAVMVTRANRPEIGVGGHIATYASAASLYEVGFNHFFRGKVAPDGSRRAGDQIFYQGHASPGMYARAYLEGRLTEEQLDLFRQEQTPGGLASYPHPRLMPDFWEFPTVSMGLGAIGSVYQARLNRYLLHRGIVDTSDSRVWAFLGDGEMDEPESIGGLLPAAREGLDNLTWIVNCNLQRLDGPTRGNGKIIQELESLFRGAGWNVIKVIWGRKWDELLAHDHTGELVEKMNSTPDGQFQTYAASGGQYIRENFFDSPELERILQESSLTEDDLPVLDRGGHDYRKVYTAFKRATEHTGAPTVILAKTIKGWTLGPDFESRNATHQMKKLSEKALKKFRDRLYLDISDEELEGGLPPYYHPGDDSEEMQYLHERRRELGGYLPERRVQVHGLELPSRDVYSELKQGSGKNEIATTMAFVRQVRDVMRHEGIGDRVVPIIPDEARTFGMDSLFREVKIYNPHGQMYEPVDREMLLAYIEGRDGQILHEGITEAGSVASFTAAGSSYATHGEYLLPVYVFYSMFGFQRTGDSLWQAGDQRARGFLAGATAGRTTLNGEGLQHEDGQSLLLAASNPAVEAYDPAFAYEISVLVEDGVNRMLGDEGWEDPLARPNGRDVMYYLTMYNEPTVQPPMPEGLDELDIVRGVYRYAEAPDDATHRVQLLASGSAMKMAREAVDLLRDDWEVGADLWSVPGWVPLHRDGVRADRWNRLHPHEERQVPTVERVFTDPPGPKIAVTDFQKAVPNLIAPWMPGRFVVLGTDGWGRSDTRELLRRHFQIDAPHIAVAALAELAEAGEVKTDTVAEAIDRYELDPEAGFDVP